From the genome of Amia ocellicauda isolate fAmiCal2 chromosome 14, fAmiCal2.hap1, whole genome shotgun sequence, one region includes:
- the arhgef40 gene encoding rho guanine nucleotide exchange factor 40 isoform X1, translating into MGSEAVEDCVQGALSSLYPPFEATAPPLLGQVFSVLEGTYRHDALRYLLDYFIPAKHLLHRLQQQACSQYVGCLFVHAGWPLCLGEKVVVQLSTLDWHLLGPRDFYLQVVPFSARCPRLALKCLSAGGRTVQEILIPESQHTHVFTPEWLNGINKERGGGGGERRLEMCLVTTGEGLVRLPWRDIVYPRFVLEPGCPADGGSPRSSPVFQGEDDPKGFRPAPGDWDPEVHTLPQTARELEDGHGNVEEDEDEDKEGYWTPPSPGKDPWPLEKELEEAGGEYVELLDFRSIPDHRAELEGQDMKQRYLEMHGISKTKTVPLLKKGKLAKGKRGKAWLHCRSDSKRTSSSSSSSSSFSPSSFSTSSSTSSAISSSSSSSSCSRKGKGKGVEDLRLSGEEFLSRPIPNVIDLPRNSDPDRYIRVLAQERPVGLSPWAPVGVPEGEVETGSERAAQERARDRKGKSGGGCQIGNQSASRGWDQETNGEAGIACKDQSEDLSGQAPNQSSDSRKGSNGELSQRERDPESQLVVHTGSPQPPLAREGDPPPRSLGSQDDVTADDSAHSPCPDHSTQTAPLRPCPKPGDRPCPAAPGSNPKQNPGQTSVSQCESGLNRGQEDPGAGHAGKREDKATPPRAKDVRAAGVRANRRRRKARGGKGKAKPVVQQPGRAAQREQVVKEKSSPHLIPESEMPPFSSSVCAPQQGLEGHAPDTTAASLSVGQSEQAWTHADGGQGSQPANEGAQQAGLDRTSTAGQDGQARTADQSETPPIQADSQSQVVCADHAPEEAEPAGLPDQSSASSCQTPLLLRDLNPALLQSGLLTLPGTMDKAGRAVVVMEMRSPNCSYRDDEIAQTLACLYGLTSCPARQQGLAMIVDCRQASPLTLPLGALTAYQERVPGGLGSVLFLVASDSEESAVPGIPGTEAQLVRGIRSLQSHVDSEQLPVNLGGTCAHSHAVWLSYRLRLESFSQCCESALCLLGETLHALETEPLPANNQAVPGSMQSHQQLMASVLADERLTLVQREGGAMLARLRKEVELPQLSPDCRAALAVTSELYESVDDSLHLLVRVSNQRGRDLEALSRLATLEEKLDKCECWLGEAEQLVRGFRDLGDCLELLSHKSQEFKLFSQTTMERCREACEMLSELEGSGAGAGAPGSPGGVARAEGRGPALRERLRSLTDTLEVCGTQLDKRLRLQSTLSEASQWCEEVQSRLSQAPPALCLSPSGCGHALSVLQHCCGDLPEIPASRFRDARALALELGGEGGVREVEGGSLFERWASVRARYDQTLSALRERLLLAQHCQRAKLSSTPSQSMSDLSADWTTSLANRGRDSETGGSETGGGGGVGTVLQSWGSLASLLLLPTPNSSSATLRVEELAERGKGRMGGGGAAKDPNSPPATSAQSNSSPPSRFLQALLHPSKKTPPDPPASVKPVRKRNPSFDLSALLAPRRASKDPGARVGPEGAVARGSPLSWLGRRAADTPPFITTPPSTPAVLGQAGGGGVLIRGLEVSSREVVDQTGSPRQHVLLGRSDRETAALDRHVAYSKAFQLWSGLLSSEREYVGMLRGVQEGYMTLMDAPDLPLHLRGKKSALFSNWEELTAFHSQYLLPAIEGTGTQPQRLAECFLKYKEQFLLYSLYMKAQPDLDCPLVSQASEYLKLRQQALGCPPPPAPLPSCLQAPLDQLKRYCELLEQLVALGPPHAPLTAAPTLAVLTRAQRHGHDLRASTHITGCPVDLSQQGELLRQEQLEVWGGRKRRGLRQVFLYHQLLLFTKRKTPQPGHHVFAYKNAIKTAELGLSQTEAGGGPCFSVWVRGGGQRDTLTLQAPSEESRAAWTLHLALILGGHALTNDEMCLKESLCMGVSSQLLLDLQRGAGGHSDRDLNYILLRGAGSRTDAPPLRPLSLDLHCPGEDDFLGSSDSSSTGSGLSQKDLESPGSRKVTSKWPGQSSAPFGPGSESFSPSTAV; encoded by the exons GGCTCCGAGGCGGTGGAGGACTGCGTGCAGGGGGCGCTGTCCTCCCTGTACCCCCCGTTCGAGGCCACGGCGCCCCCCCTGCTGGGCCAGGTGTTCTCGGTGCTGGAGGGCACCTACCGGCATGACGCCCTGCGCTACCTACTGGACTATTTCATCCCCGCCAAGCACCTGCTCCACCGGCTGCAGCAACAGGCCTGT TCCCAGTATGTGGGCTGCCTGTTTGTCCACGCCGGCTGGCCGCTGTGCCTGGGCGAGAAGGTGGTGGTGCAGCTGTCCACGCTGGACTGGCACTTGCTGGGGCCGCGTGACTTCTACCTGCAGGTGGTGCCCTTCTCTGCCCGTTGCCCCCGCCTCGCCCTCAAGTGCCTGTCCGCGGGGGGGCGCACTGTTCAAGAGATCCTCATCCCAGAGTCCCAGCACACCCACGTGTTCACCCCTGAGTGGCTGAACGGCATCAacaaggagagaggaggaggaggaggagagaggaggctgGAGATGTGCTTGGTCACCACTGGTGAGGGATTGGTCCGACTCCCCTGGCGGGACATCGTGTACCCCAGGTTCGTGCTCGAGCCGGGATGTCCCGCGGACGGGGGGTCTCCCCGGAGTTCCCCTGTGTTCCAGGGGGAAGATGATCCCAAAGGATTTCGCCCTGCTCCTGGAGACTGGGACCCAGAAGTCCACACCCTGCCACAGACCGCCAGGGAACTGGAGGATGGACATGGGAATgtggaggaggatgaggatgaggataAAGAGGGCTACTGGACCCCCCCAAGCCCAGGCAAGGACCCCTGGCCTCTGGAgaaggagctggaggaggcagGAGGGGAGTATGTGGAGCTTCTGGACTTCAGGAGTATCCCAGACCACAGAGCAGAATTAGAGGGGCAGGATATGAAGCAGAGGTATCTGGAGATGCACGGGATCAGCAAGACCAAGACCGTCCCCCTGCTGAAGAAGGGGAAGCTGGCCAAGGGCAAGAGGGgcaaggcctggctgcattgcAGGAGTGACTCTAAGAgaacctcctcctcctcttcctcctcctcctccttttcaCCCTCATCCTTTTCTACCTCCTCGTCCACCTCTTCTGCcatctcttcttcctcctcttcctcctcctgctccaggAAGGGGAAAGGAAAGGGGGTGGAGGATTTGAGGCTGTCCGGGGAAGAATTCCTATCCCGGCCCATCCCGAATGTCATTGACCTTCCCAGGAATTCAGATCCAGATCGCTACATTCGGGTCCTGGCCCAGGAGAGGCCCGTGGGACTGTCGCCTTGGGCACCTGTGGGTGTCCCTGAAGGGGAGGTGGAGACTGGGTCAGAGAGGGCAGCCCAGGAAAGAGCCAGAGACAGGAAGGGGAAGTCAGGGGGTGGGTGCCAAATCGGCAACCAGTCAGCGAGCCGGGGTTGGGACCAGGAGACCAATGGCGAGGCAGGAATAGCCTGCAAGGACCAATCAGAGGATCTCAGTGGACAGGCCCCTAACCAGTCCTCCGACTCCAGAAAGGGATCCAACGGGGAGCTCAGCCAAAGAGAACGGGATCCTGAGAGCCAATTGGTTGTCCACACTGGATCCCCACAGCCACCACTGGCCCGGGAAGGGGATCCCCCCCCGAGATCGTTAGGGAGCCAGGATGATGTCACCGCAGATGACTCGGCCCACTCCCCCTGCCCCGATCACTCGACGCAGACTGCCCCGCTCCGGCCCTGCCCAAAGCCAGGAGACCGGCCTTGCCCTGCGGCGCCTGGGTCTAACCCCAAGCAGAACCCAGGTCAGACGAGCGTGAGTCAGTGTGAATCTGGGCTGAACCGGGGACAGGAGGACCCAGGGGCGGGGCATGCTGGGAAGAGGGAGGACAAAGCCACCCCCCCCAGAGCCAAGGATGTGAGGGCAGCTGGAGTGAGAGCAAACAG gaggaggaggaaggcgaGAGGTGGGAAAGGGAAAGCCAAGCCGGTGGTGCAGCAGCCAGGGAGGGCTGCTCAGAGGGAGCAGGTGGTCAAGGAGAAATCCTCCCCCCACCTTATCCCTGAGTCCGAGATGCCACCCTTCTCCTCCTCCGTGTGCGCCCCGCAGCAAGGGCTCGAAGGTCATGCCCCCGACACCACagcagcctctctctctgttggcCAATCAGAGCAGGCCTGGACTCACGCAGATGGCGGTCAAGGGTCGCAGCCAgccaatgagggggcccagcaGGCGGGACTGGACAGGACAAGTACAG CAGGGCAGGATGGGCAGGCCAGGACTGCAGACCAATCTGAAACCCCGCCCATCCAAGCCGACAGCCAATCGCAGGTGGTGTGTGCTGACCACGCCCCCGAGGAAGCGGAGCCAGCCGGGCTTCCTGACCAGTCATCGGCTTCCTCCTGTCAGACTCCTCTGCTCCTGCGCGACCTGAACCCTGCGCTGCTCCAATCCGGGCTGCTGACTCTCCCAG GCACTATGGACAAGGCAGGGCGGGCCGTTGTTGTCATGGAAATGCGGAGTCCTAACTGCAGCTACCGTGACGACGAGATCGCCCAAACCTtggcctgtctctatggcctCACGAG CTGCCCAGCCCGTCAGCAAGGACTGGCCATGATAGTGGACTGTCGTCAGGCCTCCCCCTTAACGCTTCCCCTGGGGGCTCTGACGGCTTATCAG GAGAGGGTGCCCGGCGGCCTGGGCTCTGTGCTGTTCCTGGTGGCGTCAGACTCGGAGGAGAGCGCGGTCCCCGGCATCCCTGGCACAGAG GCCCAGCTGGTTAGAGGCATCCGGTCTCTGCAGAGCCACGTCGACTCGGAGCAGCTACCAGTCAACCTGGGgggcacctgtgcccacagccaCGCGGTCTGGCTCTCCTACAGACTG AGGCTGGAATCCTTCAGCCAGTGCTGTGAGAGCGCCCTCTGCCTGCTGGGGGAGACACTGCATGCCCTGGAGACAGAGCCCCTGCCAGCCAACAACCAG gctgTGCCGGGTAGCATGCAGAGTCACCAGCAGCTCATGGCGAGTGTTCTGGCAGACGAACGGCTAACCCTGGTGCAGAGGGAGGGTGGGGCCATGTTGGCACGCCTCCGCAAAGAGGTGGAGCTTCCCCAGCTGTCCCCTGACTGCAG GGCAGCCCTGGCTGTGACCTCTGAACTTTATGAAAGTGTGGACGACTCTCTTCACCTATTGGTCCGCGTGTCCAACCAGAGGGGCCGTGACTTGGAAGCACTTAGCCGGCTGGCCACTCTAGAGGAGAAACTGGACAAG TGTGAGTGCTGGCTGGGGGAGGCTGAGCAGTTGGTCCGTGGGTTCAGGGATCTGGGCGACTGTCTGGAGCTCCTGTCCCACAAGAGCCAGGAGTTCAAACTCTTCAGCCAGACAACCATG GAGCGCTGCAGGGAGGCCTGCGAGATGCTGTCTGAGCTGGAGGGCAGTGGGGCCGGCGCAGGGGCTCCAGGGAGCCCGGGGGGGGTGGCACGAGCAGAGGGACGTGGCCCTGCCCTGAGGGAGCGACTGCGCAGCCTCACTGACACGCTGGAGGTCTGTGGTACCCAACTGGACAAGAGGCTGAGACTGCAGTCCACTCTGAGTGAG GCCTCTCAGTGGTGTGAGGAGGTGCAGAGTCGCCTCTCTCAGGCCCCCCCGgccctctgcctctccccctcGGGCTGTGGCCACGCCCTCTCCGTCCTCCAGCACTGCTGCGGCGACCTCCCGGAGATCCCCGCCTCCCGTTTCCGTGATGCCCGCGCCCTGGCCCTGGAGCTGGGCGGAGAGGGAGGAGTCAGGGAAGTGGAGGGAGGGTCCCTGTTCGAGCGCTGGGCGTCGGTGCGAGCGCGCTACGACCAGACCCTGTCCGCCCTGAGGGAGCGCCTCCTCCTGGCGCAGCACTGCCAGCGCGCCAAGCTCAGCTCCACCCCCTCGCAGAGCATGAGCGACCTGTCCGCGGACTGGACCACCTCCCTCGCCAACAGGGGCCGGGACTCGGAGACGGGGGGCTCGGAGACAGGCGGGGGGGGAGGTGTGGGGACGGTCCTGCAAAGCTGGGGGTCCCTGGCCTCCCTCCTCCTGCTGCCCACCCCCAACAGCAGCAGCGCCACGCTGCGGGTAGAGGAGCTGgcggagagagggaaggggaggATGGGAGGCGGAGGAGCGGCAAAAGACCCCAACAGTCCCCCCGCCACCAGCGCCCAGTCTAATAGCAGCCCGCCTTCTCGCTTCCTACAGGCTCTGCTGCACCCCTCCAAGAAAACA CCCCCAGACCCTCCGGCCTCAGTGAAGCCGGTTCGCAAAAGGAACCCCAGCTTTGACCTCTCCGCCCTGCTGGCTCCTCGCCGGGCCTCCAAGGACCCGGGTGCGAGGGTGGGGCCCGAGGGGGCAGTAGCCCGGGGGTCCCCCTTATCCTGGCTGGGGCGTCGAGCGGCCGACACGCCCCCCTTCATTACCACCCCCCCCAGCACCCCCGCTGTCCTGGGACAggcaggagggggaggggttcTGATCAGGGGTCTGGAGGTCAGCAGCAGGGAGGTGGTGGACCAGACAGGGTCGCCACGGCAACACGTCCTGCTGGGGAGGAGCGACAGGGAGACAGCTGCACTGGACAGACATGTCGCGTACAG TAAGGCGTTCCAGCTGTGGTCCGGGTTGCTGAGTTCGGAGCGGGAGTACGTGGGCATGCTGCGGGGGGTGCAGGAGGGGTACATGACTCTGATGGATGCCCCTGACCTGCCCCTCCACCTCCGGGGCAAAAAGTCGGCCCTCTTCAGCAACTGGGAGGAGTTGACCGCCTTCCACTCGCAGTACCTCCTCCCTGCCATAGAGGGCACTGGTACCCAGCCCCAGCGCCTGGCTGAGTGCTTCCTCAAATAT aAGGAGCAATTCCTGCTGTACTCTCTGTACATGAAGGCCCAGCCAGACCTGGACTGTCCGCTGGTCAGCCAGGCGTCAGAGTATCTGAAG CTCAGGCAGCAGGCGCTGGGGTGCCCGCCGCCCCCTGCTCCCCTGCCCAGCTGTCTCCAGGCCCCACTGGATCAACTGAAGCGGTACTGCGAGCTCCTGGAGCAGCTGGTGGCACTGGGCCCCCCCCATGCCCCGCTCACTGCAGCCCCCACCCTCGCCGTGCTCACCCGCGCTCAGCGCCACGGCCACGACCTGCGCGCCAGCACCCACATCACCGGCTGCCCG GTGGACCTTTCCCAGCAGGGGGAGCTGCTGAGGCAGGAGCAGCTGGAGGTGTGGGGGGGCAGGAAGAGGCGGGGCCTGCGCCAGGTGTTCCTGTACCACCAGCTGCTGCTCTTCACCAAGAGGAAGACGCCCCAGCCCGGCCACCACGTGTTCGCCTACAAAAACGCCATCAAG aCAGCAGAGCTGGGTCTGTCTCAGACTGAGGCGGGCGGGGGGCCCTGTTTCTCAGTGTGGGTGCGGGGCGGGGGGCAGCGGGACACCCTGACTTTGCAGGCCCCCAGCGAGGAgagccgggcagcctggacaCTGCATCTGGCCTTGATCCTGGGGGGCCACGCCCTCACCAACGATG agATGTGTCTGAAGGAGTCTCTGTGTATGGGCGTCTCCAGTCAGCTCCTCCTAGACCTGCAGAGGGGGGCCGGCGGCCACAGCGACCGCGACCTCAACTACATCCTGCTTCGGGGAG CAGGGTCCCGTACTGATGCCCCCCCGCTGAGACCCCTGTCCCTGGACCTGCACTGCCCTGGGGAGGATGACT TCCTGGGCAGCTCGGACTCCTCCTCCACAGGGAGTGGTCTGAGCCAGAAGGACCTGGAGTCGCCGGGCTCACGGAAGGTCACGTCAAAATGGCCGGGCCAGAGCTCCGCCCCCTTCGGCccggggtcagag AGTTTCTCGCCCTCCACTGCTGTCTGA